The genomic DNA TCGGGATCCTCGAGTCCTTCAGCATCTGGGTCCTGCCCACCGCGTACAAGGAGGCGATCTCGATCGCCATCCTGCTCGGGATCCTGTTCGTCAAGCCGAGCGGAATCTTCGGCAGCGCCGAGGCCGCCCGGCTCAAGGAATTCTGATGGTGCGGAGATACTTCCCCGTCGCCGGCTTCGCCGGCCTCGTCGTCGCGATCCAGCTTGCGACGCATTTCACCGGCAATTCCTATCACCTCACCCAGTTGACCATGACCGCGTACTATTCGCTGGTCATCGTCGGACTCTGCATGCTCATCGGGTACGCGGGACAGATCTCGCTCGGCCATGCCGGGTTCTTCGCCATCGGCGGGTACGTGTCGGCGTTCCTGACGACCTGCGACCTGAAGCCGTACGATGGTCCCTTCCTGTCCCTTCTGGAGAAATCGGGGGCGGTGGTCTCCCGCCAGGACTTTTACGGGGGCAGCCTCCTGACGGTCCACCCGTGGCTTGCCTGCGCGGCGGCGATCCTCCTGACGGTCGCCGTCGCCTACCTCGTGGGTGGGCCGGTCCTGAAGCTCAAGGGCCACTACCTGGCCATGGCGACCCTCGGGATCGGCATCATCGTCTATCGCATCGTCCTGGGAACCGATTTTCTCGGCGCGGCGGACGGGATCTCCGAGGTCCCCGGGTTCCCCCTCCCGGCGGGGCTGGTCATCACCGGCGACTCCGCTTTGCGGGTCTCCAACTACTACCTGGCGTGGGGCCTGGTGATCCTCGGGATGATCCTCCTGCTGAACCTGATCCATTCCCGGGTCGGAAGGGCCCTGGCGGCGGTGCACGGGGCCGAGGACGCGGCGGGTGCGATGGGAATCCCGACGGCCCGCTACAAGCTGCACATGTTCGTGCTGAGCGCGGTGTTCGCCTCCCTCGCCGGGGTCCTCCTCACCCATTACAACGGCGGCATCGGACCGTCGGAGGCGGGCGTCATGAAGTCGGTCCGGTACGTCGCGATCGTGGCGATCGGCGGCATGGCGAACCTGTGGGGCGCGCTGACGATGAGCCTCGTGCTGAACTACCTGTCGCTCCGCGGGTATTTCGGAACGTACGACGACACCGTCTTCGGCGCCATCCTCATCCTGATCATGCTGTTCGCCCCCGACGGGCTGCTCCGGCGCCACCTCCTCTCCGACCTGAAGCGGCTGGTATCGCGAAGGGACCCCGAAGAGGAGGCGCCGTGACGATCCTTTCGGTCCGGGGAGTCAGCAAGCGGTTCGGAGGCCTCCAGGCCGTCGACGACCTCTCCTTCGACGTCCACCGGGGATCGATCAAGGCGCTGATCGGGCCGAACGGCGCGGGAAAGACGACCCTCTTCAACCTGATCTCCGGATTCCTGCCGCCCGATCGCGGCGAGATCGTTTTCGGGGACGAGGAGGTCCAGGCCATGTCGTCCAGCCAGGTCGCCTCCCGCGGCATGGTGCGGACCTTCCAGCACATCCGGCTCTTCCCGAAGATGACGGTCCTCGAGAACATCATGGTCGGCCGGCATGTCCACAGCAGGGCCGGATTCCTGGCCGGCATGTTGAACCTGCCGTTCACGTGGCGGGAGGAGCGGCATATCCGGGAGAAGAGCCTCGAGATCCTGGAGTTGCTCGGAATCGCCGACCATGCCGGGACGGAGGCGGCCAGCCTCGCCTACGGGCAGCAGCGCATCGTCGAGATCGGCAGGGCGCTCGCCTGCGAGCCGAAGCTCCTTCTCCTCGACGAACCCGCCGCCGGGCTCAACATGCGGGAAACGAACGAAATGGGCGGACTGATCTCCCGGATCCGCGACATGGGGGTCACCGTGCTGCTCGTGGAGCACGACATGTCGCTCGT from bacterium includes the following:
- a CDS encoding ABC transporter ATP-binding protein; amino-acid sequence: MTILSVRGVSKRFGGLQAVDDLSFDVHRGSIKALIGPNGAGKTTLFNLISGFLPPDRGEIVFGDEEVQAMSSSQVASRGMVRTFQHIRLFPKMTVLENIMVGRHVHSRAGFLAGMLNLPFTWREERHIREKSLEILELLGIADHAGTEAASLAYGQQRIVEIGRALACEPKLLLLDEPAAGLNMRETNEMGGLISRIRDMGVTVLLVEHDMSLVMKISDEIVVLSYGQKIAEDRPLAIQKNREVIRVYLGDDEC
- a CDS encoding branched-chain amino acid ABC transporter permease; translation: MVRRYFPVAGFAGLVVAIQLATHFTGNSYHLTQLTMTAYYSLVIVGLCMLIGYAGQISLGHAGFFAIGGYVSAFLTTCDLKPYDGPFLSLLEKSGAVVSRQDFYGGSLLTVHPWLACAAAILLTVAVAYLVGGPVLKLKGHYLAMATLGIGIIVYRIVLGTDFLGAADGISEVPGFPLPAGLVITGDSALRVSNYYLAWGLVILGMILLLNLIHSRVGRALAAVHGAEDAAGAMGIPTARYKLHMFVLSAVFASLAGVLLTHYNGGIGPSEAGVMKSVRYVAIVAIGGMANLWGALTMSLVLNYLSLRGYFGTYDDTVFGAILILIMLFAPDGLLRRHLLSDLKRLVSRRDPEEEAP